The following DNA comes from Deinococcus misasensis DSM 22328.
CTTGCACTTGCAACTCGCCATCTTCAAAAACCAGTTTGGCCCGCCAGTAAGCGGTCTTTTTGGGAACAGCCTTGAAAGGGTTTGAAGCTCTGGCACGAACTTTGCGGTGTGGAGGGTCGGTGCGTTCCAGCAAGGCAAAAACCGCTGGTTTGAACAGCACCTCAAACACCACCAGCGCCGAAACCGGATTTCCGGGCAAACCCAGCACAGGCAGCCCCTCCCAGAGCCCACACAGGGCAGGCCCACCGGGTCGGAGGTTCACTTTCCAGAAGCGCACTTCCCCTTCACCAAAAAGCAGGTCACGCACGATGTCGTAGTTGCCCATGCTGACCCCGCCAGAGGTGAGCAGCACATCCAGCCCTGCCTCTTTGAGGTTTTCCTTGACCTTCTCGGGGTGGTCTGCCGCGTGGGGCAGCAAAACCGGTTCCAGTCCGAGGTCCAGAAGCTGGGCATAAATCCCATACTTGTTGGAATCATAGACCTGACCTGGTGCCAGAGGTTCCCCTGCCTCGATGATCTCATCTCCTGTGGAGAGGATGCCCACCCTGAGTTTCTTGAACACTTCCACAGTGCGGTGCCCCATGCTGGCACACAGGGCCAGTCGGGCAGGGGAGAGCACATCTCCTTTCTGCAAACCCTCCTGACCTGCCCTGAAGTCTGACCCCCGATGCCGGATGTCCTGACTGCGGGCCGGATGAAGCAGGGTCACCTGATCCCCTTCAATTTGCAGGTCTTCCACTTTGCAGATGGCATCTGCTCCCTCTGGTACAGGCGCACCCGTGTAAATGCGGATGCATTCTCCAGTGTTCACCACTCCAGAGAAAC
Coding sequences within:
- the glp gene encoding gephyrin-like molybdotransferase Glp, with the protein product MHRQHIDLDEAIQILKDTLPLPETEILPLEQAAGRVLAVPLLARVDHPSVDDSAMDGIACKLSDSQRTPVTLKLVGESRAGEGFSGVVNTGECIRIYTGAPVPEGADAICKVEDLQIEGDQVTLLHPARSQDIRHRGSDFRAGQEGLQKGDVLSPARLALCASMGHRTVEVFKKLRVGILSTGDEIIEAGEPLAPGQVYDSNKYGIYAQLLDLGLEPVLLPHAADHPEKVKENLKEAGLDVLLTSGGVSMGNYDIVRDLLFGEGEVRFWKVNLRPGGPALCGLWEGLPVLGLPGNPVSALVVFEVLFKPAVFALLERTDPPHRKVRARASNPFKAVPKKTAYWRAKLVFEDGELQVQDGNAPLSNMLRGLAHANALVVVQPGEAIEAGELAEVLWL